A region from the Candidatus Tenderia electrophaga genome encodes:
- a CDS encoding nodulation protein NodJ, whose protein sequence is MRDFALPRFSSRCLPVWRRNAQVWLKLSGPSLVGNFGEPLLYLLALGYGLGGFIGEVDGLPYIVFLATGIVCSSAMNTATFECLYSAYTRMKVQETWSAMLAAPLSLDDIVLGETLWAGTKSLISATAILLVAALLGLVEGWQALGVLPLAFLLGCCFGAMALVVTAISPSYDFFLYYFTLVITPMFLLSGVFFPLESVPGWVQAGVQLLPLYHVVELVRPLMTGRPLEGVVVHLLAPLLYGLAALWLALGFLRRRLLI, encoded by the coding sequence ATGCGTGATTTCGCGTTGCCCAGGTTCTCCTCGCGCTGCCTACCGGTCTGGCGCCGCAATGCCCAGGTCTGGCTCAAGCTCTCCGGGCCGTCGCTGGTGGGTAATTTCGGCGAGCCGCTGCTCTATTTGTTGGCGCTGGGCTACGGTCTGGGCGGTTTCATCGGCGAAGTGGACGGCCTGCCCTATATCGTCTTTCTGGCCACCGGCATCGTCTGTTCCAGCGCCATGAACACCGCCACCTTCGAGTGCCTGTACTCGGCCTACACCCGCATGAAGGTGCAGGAGACCTGGTCGGCCATGCTGGCCGCCCCCCTGAGCTTGGATGATATCGTCCTCGGCGAGACGCTTTGGGCCGGCACCAAGAGCCTGATCAGCGCCACAGCCATCCTGCTGGTGGCCGCCCTGCTGGGGCTGGTGGAGGGCTGGCAGGCACTGGGCGTGTTGCCCTTAGCCTTTCTGTTGGGCTGTTGTTTCGGCGCCATGGCCCTGGTGGTGACCGCGATTTCGCCCAGCTATGATTTCTTTCTTTATTATTTCACCCTGGTGATCACGCCCATGTTCCTGCTCAGCGGGGTGTTTTTCCCGCTCGAGAGTGTGCCGGGCTGGGTCCAGGCCGGGGTGCAGTTGCTCCCCCTGTACCATGTTGTCGAGCTGGTGCGGCCGCTGATGACCGGGCGCCCGCTCGAGGGCGTGGTGGTGCATCTGCTGGCACCGCTGCTCTACGGTCTGGCGGCCCTCTGGCTGGCGCTGGGCTTTTTGCGCCGCAGACTCCTCATTTAG
- a CDS encoding 50S ribosomal protein L13, with translation MKTFVAKPAEVKRDWYVVDAEGKTLGRLATEIARRLRGKHKAEYTPHVDTGDYIVVVNAKKVAVTGNKRTDKMYHRHTGYIGNLKSISFDKLNASKPEQIIQIAVKGMMPKGPLGRAMLKKLKIYAGSEHNHSAQQPKPLEI, from the coding sequence ATGAAAACGTTTGTTGCAAAACCTGCCGAAGTCAAACGCGACTGGTACGTGGTCGACGCCGAAGGCAAAACTCTGGGCCGTCTGGCGACCGAAATCGCCCGTCGTTTACGCGGCAAGCACAAGGCTGAGTACACGCCGCACGTCGATACCGGCGATTATATTGTTGTTGTCAATGCCAAAAAGGTCGCTGTCACCGGCAACAAGCGCACCGACAAGATGTATCACCGCCACACCGGCTACATCGGCAACCTGAAGTCCATCAGCTTTGACAAGTTGAACGCCAGCAAGCCCGAGCAGATCATCCAGATCGCGGTCAAGGGTATGATGCCCAAGGGCCCGCTGGGTCGTGCCATGCTGAAAAAGCTGAAAATCTACGCCGGCAGCGAACACAATCATTCCGCCCAGCAGCCCAAGCCGCTGGAAATTTAA
- a CDS encoding 30S ribosomal protein S9, protein MADMNQLSTGRRKTAAARVFVKPGSGNITINKRTIEQYFGRETSRMIVRQPLQAADLIDKLDVVVTVNGGGANGQAGAIRHGLARALVNYDEELRSAMRRAGFLTRDARAVERKKIGLHKARKRPQFSKR, encoded by the coding sequence ATGGCAGACATGAATCAACTCAGCACCGGCCGTCGTAAAACCGCGGCGGCGCGTGTATTTGTAAAACCGGGCAGTGGCAATATCACGATCAACAAGCGCACCATCGAGCAGTATTTCGGTCGCGAGACGTCGCGCATGATCGTGCGTCAGCCGCTGCAGGCCGCCGACCTGATCGACAAGCTGGACGTAGTTGTCACCGTCAATGGTGGCGGCGCCAACGGCCAGGCGGGTGCGATTCGTCACGGTCTGGCACGCGCCCTGGTCAACTACGACGAAGAGCTGCGCAGCGCCATGCGCCGCGCCGGCTTTCTGACCCGCGACGCGCGTGCCGTAGAGCGTAAGAAAATCGGCCTGCACAAGGCGCGTAAGCGTCCTCAGTTCTCCAAGCGCTAA